The Pseudomonas iranensis genome includes a window with the following:
- a CDS encoding sensor histidine kinase, with amino-acid sequence MKLSELPGRHSLFWKLACLLVAFCLLMIWLSWSWGRYMEERNQFLSSDARSTLSRYAAQAEQAWQRGGRNGVDDWLQSMELREASWVGVIGADLQSLSSQPLNAAEVQHLTFLRGLDWPIHKKGRPWLRVPFPQDPTVGILVIELPERFVPGKYRVFWRVITNGVIPGLFTLLLCVGLYRLLVVPLNNLREQANAWRADQLNVRLSSGITQRPDELGELARAFDSMSERLQTTVALQQQLLRDLSHELRTPLSRLRVASESEQGLAQLRERIGREVDGMQRLVEDTLQLAWLDTDRSPLPDEAIQIQALWEMLTDNACYESGWPSLQLQCSVEASCWVRGNLNTLAQALENILRNAIRHSPEGGIVRLDGRRDGEYWHLWLEDQGGGVADEDLQRIFSPFIRLDGSRPGDGGFGLGLSIARNAVQRQGGLLWAQNTGAGLRLNLRLLADDGVAPTDAIAGKPAPTGSFCHTQIV; translated from the coding sequence ATGAAACTGTCTGAACTGCCGGGGCGGCATTCGCTGTTCTGGAAACTGGCGTGCCTGCTGGTGGCGTTCTGTCTGCTGATGATCTGGTTGAGCTGGTCGTGGGGCCGCTACATGGAGGAGCGCAATCAGTTCCTCTCCAGTGACGCCCGCAGCACCCTCAGCCGTTACGCCGCGCAAGCCGAACAGGCGTGGCAGCGCGGCGGGCGCAATGGCGTCGATGACTGGTTGCAGAGCATGGAATTGCGCGAGGCCAGTTGGGTCGGGGTGATCGGCGCTGATTTGCAGTCGCTGAGCAGCCAGCCGTTGAACGCCGCGGAGGTGCAGCACCTGACCTTTTTGCGCGGCCTCGACTGGCCGATCCACAAGAAGGGCCGACCTTGGCTGCGGGTACCGTTCCCCCAGGATCCGACCGTCGGCATTCTCGTCATTGAATTGCCCGAGCGTTTTGTCCCGGGCAAGTACCGGGTGTTCTGGCGGGTGATCACCAACGGCGTGATTCCCGGACTGTTCACTTTGTTGCTCTGTGTCGGCCTGTATCGCCTGCTGGTGGTGCCGCTGAACAACCTGCGCGAACAGGCCAACGCCTGGCGCGCCGACCAGTTGAATGTGCGCCTGTCGAGCGGCATCACCCAGCGCCCGGATGAACTCGGTGAGCTGGCGCGGGCCTTCGATTCCATGTCCGAGCGCCTGCAAACCACGGTCGCCTTGCAGCAGCAATTATTGCGCGACCTGTCCCACGAACTGCGCACGCCGCTGAGCCGCCTGCGCGTGGCCAGTGAAAGCGAACAGGGCCTGGCGCAATTGCGCGAGCGCATCGGCCGCGAGGTCGACGGCATGCAACGTTTGGTCGAAGACACCCTGCAACTGGCCTGGCTCGACACCGACCGCTCGCCGTTGCCGGATGAAGCGATCCAGATTCAGGCACTGTGGGAAATGCTCACCGACAACGCCTGTTATGAAAGCGGCTGGCCGAGCCTGCAATTGCAATGCTCGGTCGAAGCTTCGTGTTGGGTGCGCGGCAACCTCAATACCCTCGCGCAAGCGCTGGAAAACATCCTGCGCAACGCCATTCGTCACTCGCCCGAGGGCGGCATCGTGCGGCTCGATGGACGGCGCGATGGCGAGTATTGGCATTTGTGGCTGGAGGATCAGGGCGGCGGCGTGGCTGACGAAGATCTGCAGCGAATCTTTTCGCCGTTCATTCGATTGGATGGATCGAGACCCGGGGATGGTGGCTTTGGCCTGGGCTTGAGCATTGCCCGCAACGCGGTGCAACGGCAGGGCGGGTTGCTCTGGGCGCAAAACACGGGGGCGGGGCTGCGGTTGAATTTGCGCTTGCTGGCGGATGATGGTGTCGCGCCGACTGACGCTATCGCTGGCAAGCCAGCTCCCACAGGAAGTTTCTGCCATACACAAATCGTGTGA
- the mazG gene encoding nucleoside triphosphate pyrophosphohydrolase, translating into MYSLEDLLHLMSRLRDPQFGCPWDIKQTYATIVPHTLEEAYEVADAIERGDLDHLQGELGDLLFQVVYYSQLAKEEGRFEFAGVIDSITRKLIRRHPHVFPTGDLYAPLDVPRLSEEQVKQRWEEIKAEERAEKASAPEQLSLLDDVPATLPALSRSAKLQKRAGQVGFDWPDALPVLDKVREELDEVLEAMSENDPVAVADEIGDLLFSVVNLARHLKVDPETALRGANGKFERRFRFIEQALRDTHRPMEDCTLEELDALWGEAKRQEKNEPSCG; encoded by the coding sequence ATGTATTCACTCGAAGACCTGCTCCATCTGATGTCCCGTCTGCGCGATCCGCAGTTCGGTTGTCCGTGGGACATCAAGCAAACCTACGCGACCATCGTCCCGCACACCCTCGAAGAAGCCTATGAAGTGGCCGATGCCATCGAGCGTGGCGATCTCGATCACTTGCAGGGCGAGTTGGGCGATCTGTTGTTTCAGGTGGTGTATTACAGCCAGTTGGCCAAGGAAGAGGGGCGGTTCGAATTCGCCGGGGTGATCGACAGCATCACGCGTAAACTGATCCGCCGTCATCCGCATGTGTTCCCGACGGGTGACCTGTACGCGCCGCTCGACGTGCCGCGCTTGAGCGAAGAGCAGGTCAAGCAGCGCTGGGAAGAGATCAAGGCCGAAGAGCGCGCCGAGAAAGCCTCTGCGCCCGAGCAGTTGTCCTTGCTTGATGATGTGCCGGCCACCTTGCCGGCACTGTCGCGCTCGGCCAAGTTGCAGAAGCGCGCCGGGCAGGTCGGTTTCGACTGGCCGGACGCTTTGCCAGTGCTCGACAAGGTGCGCGAAGAACTCGATGAAGTGCTCGAAGCCATGTCGGAAAACGATCCGGTGGCGGTGGCCGACGAGATCGGCGACCTGCTGTTTTCCGTGGTCAATCTGGCCCGACATTTGAAGGTCGATCCGGAAACCGCCTTGCGCGGCGCCAATGGCAAGTTTGAAAGACGTTTCCGTTTTATCGAACAGGCATTGCGCGACACCCACCGTCCCATGGAAGATTGCACCCTTGAAGAGTTGGACGCCCTGTGGGGCGAAGCCAAACGCCAGGAAAAGAATGAGCCCAGCTGCGGCTGA
- the relA gene encoding GTP diphosphokinase — MVQVRAHQPINTDGSINLEAWLDHAVSVDLALDREALKEACEFAREAEQQSNAKKNLWAEGSGSFSTGLEIAEILADLKLDQDSLVAAVLYRGVREGQIELAAIGQRFGPVVAKLIDGVQRMAAISASLSPRQSMVMGTQGQVENLRKMLVAMVDDVRVALIKLAERTCAIRAVKTADDEKRNRVAREVFDIYAPLAHRLGIGHIKWELEDLSFRYLEPDQYKQIAKLLHERRLDRERFISDVMTQLKDELQATGVDADISGRAKHIYSIWRKMQRKGLEFSQIYDVRAVRVLVPEMRDCYTALGIVHTLWRHIPKEFDDYIANPKENGYRSLHTAVIGPEGKVLEVQIRTHSMHEEAELGVCAHWRYKGTDVKSGSNHYEEKISWLRQVLEWHEELGDIGGLAEQLRVDIEPDRVYIFTPDGHAIDLPKGATPLDFAYRVHTEIGHNCRGAKINGRIVPLNYSLQTGEQVEIITSKHGTPSRDWLNPNLGYVTTSRARAKIVHWFKLQARDQNVAAGKTLIERELNRLGLPAVDFDKLAEKANMKTAEDMFAALGAGDLRQAHLVNLAQQLVEPERGNEQLELIPRKATGYKPGKRGDIQIQGVGNLMTQMAGCCQPLPGDAIVGYITQGRGVSIHRQDCASVLQLGGREPERIIQVSWGPVPVLTYPVDIIIRAYDRSGLLRDVSQVLLNERINVLAVNTRSNKEDNTALMSLTIEIPGLDALGRLLGRISQLPNIIETRRNRTP, encoded by the coding sequence ATGGTACAGGTGAGAGCACACCAGCCGATCAACACCGACGGCAGTATCAATCTCGAGGCCTGGCTCGATCACGCGGTCAGTGTCGATCTGGCACTGGATCGCGAGGCCTTGAAAGAAGCCTGCGAGTTCGCTCGCGAGGCCGAACAGCAGTCCAATGCGAAGAAGAACCTGTGGGCCGAAGGCTCCGGCAGTTTCAGCACTGGCCTTGAGATCGCCGAGATCCTCGCCGACCTCAAGCTCGATCAGGATTCACTGGTCGCCGCCGTGTTATATCGCGGCGTGCGCGAAGGCCAGATAGAGCTGGCGGCCATCGGCCAGCGCTTCGGTCCGGTAGTGGCCAAGCTGATCGACGGCGTGCAGCGCATGGCGGCCATCAGCGCCAGTCTCAGCCCACGGCAATCGATGGTAATGGGCACGCAAGGGCAGGTCGAGAACCTGCGCAAAATGCTCGTGGCCATGGTCGATGACGTACGCGTTGCGCTGATCAAACTGGCCGAACGCACCTGCGCCATCCGTGCGGTGAAAACCGCCGACGATGAAAAGCGCAACCGCGTCGCTCGCGAAGTCTTCGACATCTATGCGCCACTGGCGCATCGCCTCGGCATCGGTCACATCAAATGGGAGCTGGAGGACTTGTCCTTCCGCTATCTCGAACCCGATCAATACAAGCAGATCGCCAAGTTGCTCCACGAGCGGCGGCTGGACCGCGAGCGTTTCATCAGCGACGTGATGACCCAGCTCAAGGACGAACTGCAGGCCACCGGCGTCGACGCCGACATCAGCGGCCGGGCCAAACACATCTACTCGATCTGGCGCAAAATGCAGCGCAAGGGTCTGGAATTCAGCCAGATCTACGACGTTCGCGCGGTGCGCGTGCTGGTGCCGGAAATGCGCGACTGCTACACCGCGCTCGGCATCGTCCACACCCTGTGGCGGCACATCCCGAAAGAATTCGACGACTACATCGCCAACCCGAAAGAGAACGGCTACCGCTCGCTGCACACGGCGGTGATCGGCCCGGAAGGCAAGGTCCTCGAGGTGCAGATCCGCACCCATTCCATGCACGAGGAGGCCGAACTCGGCGTCTGCGCGCACTGGCGCTACAAGGGCACCGACGTCAAATCCGGCTCGAACCATTACGAAGAGAAAATCTCCTGGCTGCGTCAGGTGCTTGAATGGCACGAAGAGCTGGGTGATATCGGCGGTCTGGCCGAACAGCTGCGCGTCGACATCGAGCCTGATCGGGTTTACATCTTCACTCCCGACGGGCATGCCATCGACTTGCCGAAAGGCGCGACGCCGCTGGACTTCGCCTATCGGGTGCACACCGAAATCGGCCACAACTGCCGGGGCGCGAAGATCAACGGCCGTATCGTGCCGCTGAACTACAGTCTGCAGACCGGCGAGCAGGTCGAGATCATCACCAGCAAACACGGCACGCCGAGCCGCGACTGGCTGAACCCGAACCTCGGTTACGTCACCACCTCGCGGGCGCGGGCGAAGATCGTCCATTGGTTCAAGTTGCAGGCTCGCGATCAGAACGTTGCGGCCGGTAAAACCCTGATCGAGCGCGAACTCAATCGCCTCGGCCTGCCGGCGGTGGATTTCGACAAGCTGGCCGAAAAGGCCAACATGAAAACCGCCGAAGACATGTTCGCCGCCCTCGGTGCCGGCGACCTGCGTCAGGCGCATCTGGTCAACCTTGCGCAGCAATTGGTCGAACCGGAGCGCGGCAACGAGCAACTGGAGCTGATCCCACGCAAGGCCACCGGTTACAAACCGGGCAAGCGCGGCGATATCCAGATCCAGGGCGTCGGCAACCTGATGACGCAAATGGCCGGTTGCTGCCAGCCGCTGCCGGGCGATGCGATTGTCGGTTACATCACCCAGGGCCGTGGCGTGAGCATTCACCGTCAGGACTGCGCCTCGGTGCTGCAACTGGGCGGGCGCGAGCCGGAGCGGATCATTCAGGTCAGCTGGGGCCCGGTGCCGGTGCTCACCTATCCGGTGGACATCATCATCCGCGCCTACGACCGTTCCGGGCTGCTGCGTGACGTCTCGCAGGTGCTGCTCAACGAGCGCATCAACGTGCTGGCGGTCAACACCCGCTCGAACAAGGAAGACAACACCGCGCTGATGTCGCTGACCATCGAGATCCCCGGACTGGATGCGCTCGGGCGGCTGCTGGGGCGGATTTCGCAACTGCCGAACATCATCGAAACCCGGCGTAACCGTACCCCGTGA
- the cysM gene encoding cysteine synthase CysM, whose product MTLQYPTIADCVGNTPLVRLQRLPGVTSNTLLLKLEGNNPAGSVKDRPALSMITRAELRGQINPGDTLIEATSGNTGIALAMAAAIKGYKMILIMPDNSSAERKAAMTAYGAELILVTQEEGMEGARDLAQRMEAEGRGKVLDQFANGDNPEAHYTTTGPEIWRQTQGSITHFVSSMGTTGTIMGVSRYLKEQSDSVQIVGLQPMEGSAIPGIRRWPQEYLPKIYQADRVDRIVDMAQSEAEDVTRRLAREEGIFCGVSSGGAVAAMLRLSKEVENAVIVAIICDRGDRYLSTGIFDAPN is encoded by the coding sequence ATGACCCTGCAGTACCCAACCATCGCCGATTGCGTCGGCAACACGCCGCTGGTGCGTTTGCAGCGCCTGCCCGGCGTCACCAGCAACACCCTTTTGCTCAAGCTCGAAGGGAACAACCCGGCGGGTTCGGTCAAGGACCGCCCCGCGTTGTCGATGATCACTCGCGCCGAGTTGCGCGGGCAGATCAATCCCGGCGATACGCTGATCGAGGCGACCTCCGGCAACACCGGCATCGCGCTGGCGATGGCCGCTGCGATCAAGGGTTACAAGATGATCCTGATCATGCCGGACAACTCCAGCGCCGAGCGTAAAGCGGCGATGACCGCTTACGGTGCCGAGCTGATCCTGGTGACTCAGGAAGAGGGCATGGAAGGCGCCCGCGATCTGGCCCAGCGTATGGAAGCCGAAGGCCGTGGCAAGGTGCTCGACCAGTTCGCCAATGGCGACAACCCCGAAGCGCACTACACCACCACCGGCCCGGAAATCTGGCGTCAGACCCAGGGCAGCATCACCCATTTCGTCAGTTCGATGGGCACCACCGGCACTATCATGGGCGTGTCGCGCTACCTCAAAGAGCAGAGCGACAGCGTGCAGATCGTCGGTCTGCAACCGATGGAAGGCTCGGCCATTCCGGGCATCCGCCGCTGGCCGCAGGAATACCTGCCGAAGATCTATCAGGCTGACCGCGTCGACCGCATCGTCGACATGGCGCAAAGCGAAGCCGAAGACGTCACCCGGCGTCTGGCCCGCGAAGAGGGCATCTTCTGCGGCGTGTCCTCGGGCGGTGCGGTGGCAGCGATGCTGCGCTTGTCCAAAGAAGTTGAAAACGCGGTGATCGTCGCGATCATTTGCGACCGTGGCGACCGTTACCTGTCGACCGGCATTTTCGACGCGCCGAACTGA
- the rlmD gene encoding 23S rRNA (uracil(1939)-C(5))-methyltransferase RlmD: MAKHERGLRFQPTGGSKAPQIPTGKKQRLSIERLANDGRGIAFFEGKTWFVLGALAGEEVEARVLGAHGKVVEARTERVFKASELRRPAACPHFGRCGGCSVQHLPHAEQLALKQRMLAEQLSRVAGVEPEEWAAPLTGPEFGYRRRARIAVRWDMKAKKLEVGFRAAGSQDIVAISECPVLVQPLQPIMTRLPEMLRRLSKPQALGHVELFSGSSLAVLLRHMAPLSEADLTILKDFCQFHEAQLWLHGEGEPQPVEAGQSLGYRLEQWGLELAYRPGDFVQVNAGVNEAMIAQALDWLKPTADERVLDLFCGLGNFALPLARSVREVVAVEGVQTMVERAAANAVSNNLHNTKFFQADLSQPLSDAQWIGNGFSAVLLDPPRDGAFEVVRKLATLGARRLVYVSCNPATLARDTQELIKQGYRLKRAGILDMFPQTAHVEAMALFEASQDGSSESA, from the coding sequence ATGGCCAAACACGAGAGAGGCCTGCGCTTCCAGCCCACCGGCGGCAGCAAGGCGCCACAGATCCCGACCGGCAAAAAGCAGCGCTTGAGTATCGAGCGCCTGGCCAATGACGGTCGCGGCATCGCGTTTTTCGAAGGCAAAACCTGGTTCGTCCTCGGCGCCCTTGCCGGTGAAGAGGTCGAAGCGCGGGTGCTCGGCGCCCACGGCAAAGTGGTCGAGGCGCGTACCGAGCGCGTGTTCAAAGCCAGCGAGTTGCGGCGCCCGGCAGCATGCCCACACTTCGGCCGCTGTGGCGGTTGCAGCGTTCAGCACTTGCCCCACGCTGAACAACTCGCCCTGAAACAGCGCATGCTCGCCGAGCAATTGTCGCGGGTGGCTGGTGTCGAACCTGAAGAGTGGGCAGCGCCGCTGACCGGCCCGGAATTCGGTTACCGTCGGCGTGCGCGCATCGCCGTGCGCTGGGACATGAAGGCAAAAAAACTCGAAGTCGGTTTCCGCGCTGCCGGCAGTCAGGACATCGTCGCGATCAGCGAATGCCCGGTGCTGGTACAGCCCTTGCAGCCGATCATGACCCGTTTGCCGGAGATGCTGCGGCGCCTGAGCAAACCGCAGGCGCTGGGCCATGTCGAGTTGTTCAGCGGCTCATCACTGGCGGTATTGCTGCGGCACATGGCGCCGTTGTCCGAAGCGGATCTGACGATTCTCAAGGATTTCTGCCAGTTCCATGAGGCGCAATTGTGGCTGCATGGCGAAGGTGAACCGCAACCGGTCGAGGCCGGTCAGAGCCTCGGTTATCGCCTGGAACAGTGGGGTCTCGAGCTGGCGTACCGGCCGGGAGACTTCGTTCAGGTCAACGCCGGGGTCAACGAAGCGATGATTGCGCAGGCGCTGGACTGGCTGAAGCCAACGGCTGACGAACGCGTACTTGACCTGTTTTGCGGGTTGGGCAATTTCGCCCTGCCGCTGGCCAGGAGCGTCCGTGAAGTGGTCGCGGTGGAGGGCGTGCAGACCATGGTCGAGCGGGCCGCTGCCAACGCCGTCAGTAACAATTTGCATAACACAAAGTTTTTTCAAGCCGATTTATCCCAGCCTTTGAGCGATGCCCAGTGGATCGGAAACGGCTTTTCTGCGGTACTCTTGGACCCACCGCGTGACGGTGCTTTCGAGGTGGTGCGCAAGCTCGCGACCCTGGGTGCCAGGCGGTTGGTATATGTGTCGTGCAACCCGGCCACGCTGGCGCGCGACACGCAGGAATTGATCAAGCAGGGCTACCGGTTAAAACGTGCCGGGATTCTCGATATGTTTCCTCAGACGGCACATGTCGAGGCCATGGCGTTATTTGAAGCGAGCCAGGACGGCTCGTCTGAATCCGCCTGA
- a CDS encoding DUF2058 domain-containing protein codes for MSLSLRDQLLKAGLVNQKQAKQVSKDKQKQQRLAHKGQAELDDSQQRAAQEAMAEKVKRDQELNRQQQEKAEAKARAAQVKQLIEVSRLPKLTTEDYYNFVDDKKVKRISVNTLMRNKLSSGSLAIVHHNGGYEVIPREAALKIQERDPQRIVQLNVQTEEVNAEDDPYAAYQIPDDLMW; via the coding sequence ATGAGCCTTTCCCTTCGCGACCAGTTGCTCAAAGCAGGCCTGGTCAACCAAAAGCAGGCCAAGCAGGTCAGCAAAGACAAGCAGAAGCAACAGCGCCTGGCCCACAAAGGCCAGGCCGAGCTGGACGATTCGCAGCAGCGCGCCGCCCAGGAAGCCATGGCCGAGAAGGTCAAGCGCGACCAGGAGCTGAACCGTCAGCAGCAGGAGAAGGCCGAGGCCAAGGCCCGCGCCGCGCAGGTCAAGCAGTTGATCGAAGTCTCGCGTCTGCCCAAGCTGACTACCGAGGACTACTACAACTTCGTCGACGACAAGAAGGTCAAGCGCATCTCGGTCAACACGCTGATGCGCAACAAGCTCAGTAGCGGTTCGCTGGCGATCGTGCATCACAACGGCGGCTATGAAGTGATTCCCCGTGAAGCGGCGCTGAAGATCCAGGAGCGCGACCCGCAGCGCATTGTCCAGCTCAACGTGCAGACCGAAGAGGTCAACGCTGAGGACGATCCGTACGCGGCGTACCAGATCCCTGACGATCTGATGTGGTAA
- a CDS encoding response regulator transcription factor: MTPVSVGQPRILSIEDDPVLGAYVHEHLGRSGFQVTWCQNGQEGLNIAQCQPFDVVLMDILLPGLDGLQLLTQLRQSHSTPVLLMSALGAEADRISGFRLGADDYLPKPFSMAELHVRIEAILRRVALDRRPPAVTAAVVSGALRFDDEQCDVFFREQAAGLTRSEFRLLETLHRNNEEVLSKAFLYQHVLQRGFAAHDRSLDMHISQIRRKLKAIGYTEREVRTVWGKGYVLSGADETV; encoded by the coding sequence ATGACTCCTGTTTCCGTTGGCCAGCCACGCATCCTTTCCATTGAAGACGATCCGGTCCTCGGCGCGTATGTGCACGAGCATCTGGGCCGCAGCGGTTTTCAGGTGACCTGGTGCCAGAACGGCCAGGAAGGTCTGAACATCGCCCAGTGCCAGCCTTTCGACGTGGTGCTGATGGATATTCTGCTGCCGGGGCTCGATGGTCTGCAGTTGTTGACGCAATTGCGGCAGAGCCATTCGACGCCGGTGCTGCTGATGTCGGCGCTGGGTGCCGAGGCCGATCGCATCAGTGGTTTCCGCCTCGGTGCCGATGACTATCTGCCCAAGCCGTTCAGCATGGCCGAGTTGCATGTGCGCATCGAAGCGATCCTGCGCCGCGTGGCCTTGGATCGGCGCCCGCCTGCGGTTACCGCTGCGGTGGTCAGCGGCGCCCTGCGTTTCGATGACGAACAGTGCGATGTGTTTTTCCGCGAGCAAGCGGCCGGGCTGACCCGCAGCGAATTCCGTCTGCTGGAAACCCTGCACCGCAACAACGAGGAGGTGCTGAGCAAGGCCTTCCTTTATCAGCACGTCCTGCAACGCGGCTTTGCGGCGCACGACCGCAGCCTCGACATGCACATCAGCCAGATCCGCCGCAAACTCAAAGCCATCGGTTACACCGAGCGCGAAGTGCGCACGGTGTGGGGCAAGGGCTACGTCTTGAGCGGCGCCGATGAAACTGTCTGA